A window from Mya arenaria isolate MELC-2E11 chromosome 9, ASM2691426v1 encodes these proteins:
- the LOC128203619 gene encoding cholecystokinin receptor-like isoform X1 has protein sequence MEDPAVVTVMMMLSLFSICGTIGNSLVLYIYSHKKEKSTAGIFIMSLAETDLFTCVLVMPFTEAVVYLNYMVRYDVVCKIYMFFITCNVPFAAFIMVAIAIDRYFCICHPFLHLLNIFRAKVIVVCLLLVASTFGVITSLSYGVYSYEQIVPTNKTLASLSETMMYNESENYGQNVTFIAVGHRVCANCSKELLGKLHVYNNKTEVHAGYDLLYTGLCAPSYILTGPQFLNIYQRVYAGTYLLSFVIVFVLYGLIYRSIYKHRAKRSKRKRSSLYPSGVSHVTNLDQPCIEFSNVETQFTAVTHVNPHIGRRRDLNLENGENDDFDVETNVELQPMRPKPRKGPRAISIKEKTLLANIRTAVMLFVVTVVFLIAFLPAWLMGLQAMEFNAVIFYMYFVYHTANPFIYAFMNKSFRDDLGKVLKCQSIPLVR, from the exons ATGGAAGATCCGGCAGTAGTTACCGTTATGATGATGCTATCACTGTTTTCTATTTGCGGAACAATCGGAAATTCACTCGTTCTTTACATCTATTCACATAAAAAGGAAAAGTCGACCGCGGGAATTTTCATTATGAGCCTTGCAGAAACTGACCTTTTCACCTGTGTGTTAGTTATGCCCTTCACAGAGGCTGTAGTGTACCTGAATTACATGGTTAGATATGACGTTGTCTGCAAGATTTATATGTTCTTCATCACATGCAATGTACCGTTCGCCGCGTTTATAATGGTGGCAATTGCAATTGACAGGTACTTTTGTATTTGCCATCCATTTCTACATTTGCTCAATATATTTCGGGCAAAAGTTATCGTGGTGTGCTTACTGCTGGTTGCATCTACATTTGGAGTTATCACATCTCTGTCATACGGTGTTTACTCCTACGAACAGATAGTGCCTACTAATAAAACCCTTGCCAGTCTAAGTGAAACAATGATGTATAACGAAAGTGAAAACTATGgccaaaatgtaacatttattgcCGTCGGCCACCGCGTGTGTGCAAATTGCTCAAAGGAATTATTAGGGAAGCTTCATgtatacaacaacaaaacagaagTGCACGCTGGATACGACCTACTGTATACAGGTCTATGCGCTCCAAGTTATATTCTGACTGGCCCTCAGTTTCTAAATATCTATCAACGTGTGTACGCTGGGACATACCTGCTATCTTTTGTCATCGTGTTCGTTCTATATGGCCTAATTTACCGGTCAATATACAAGCATCGAGCGAAAAGAAGCAAGAGAAAACGTTCCAGTCTTTATCCGTCTGGCGTAAGTCATGTTACCAATCTCGATCAACCTTGT ATTGAGTTCTCGAATGTTGAAACCCAATTTACAGCGGTGACACACGTTAATCCTCACATTGGCCGACGGAGAGATTTAAATCTTGAAAATGGTGAAAATGATGACTTTGACGTCGAAACGAATGTTGAGCTGCAGCCAATGAGACCAAAGCCGAGAAAGGGACCGCGGGCAATATCAATCAAGGAGAAAACATTATTGGCCAATATTCGAACAGCTGTCATGTTGTTTGTTGTTACAGTTGTTTTTCTGATTGCATTTTTGCCTGCTTGGCTTATGGGATTACAAGCAATGGAGTTTAACGCCGTGATtttctacatgtattttgtatatcatacTGCAAATCCTTTCATTTACGCATTCATGAACAAGTCTTTTCGAGACGACCTTGGAAAAGTTCTCAAGTGCCAGAGTATACCTCTTGTTcggtaa
- the LOC128203619 gene encoding uncharacterized protein LOC128203619 isoform X3 → MTIEFSNVETQFTAVTHVNPHIGRRRDLNLENGENDDFDVETNVELQPMRPKPRKGPRAISIKEKTLLANIRTAVMLFVVTVVFLIAFLPAWLMGLQAMEFNAVIFYMYFVYHTANPFIYAFMNKSFRDDLGKVLKCQSIPLVR, encoded by the exons ATGACG ATTGAGTTCTCGAATGTTGAAACCCAATTTACAGCGGTGACACACGTTAATCCTCACATTGGCCGACGGAGAGATTTAAATCTTGAAAATGGTGAAAATGATGACTTTGACGTCGAAACGAATGTTGAGCTGCAGCCAATGAGACCAAAGCCGAGAAAGGGACCGCGGGCAATATCAATCAAGGAGAAAACATTATTGGCCAATATTCGAACAGCTGTCATGTTGTTTGTTGTTACAGTTGTTTTTCTGATTGCATTTTTGCCTGCTTGGCTTATGGGATTACAAGCAATGGAGTTTAACGCCGTGATtttctacatgtattttgtatatcatacTGCAAATCCTTTCATTTACGCATTCATGAACAAGTCTTTTCGAGACGACCTTGGAAAAGTTCTCAAGTGCCAGAGTATACCTCTTGTTcggtaa
- the LOC128203619 gene encoding cholecystokinin receptor-like isoform X2, producing MEDPAVVTVMMMLSLFSICGTIGNSLVLYIYSHKKEKSTAGIFIMSLAETDLFTCVLVMPFTEAVVYLNYMVRYDVVCKIYMFFITCNVPFAAFIMVAIAIDRYFCICHPFLHLLNIFRAKVIVVCLLLVASTFGVITSLSYGVYSYEQIVPTNKTLASLSETMMYNESENYGQNVTFIAVGHRVCANCSKELLGKLHVYNNKTEVHAGYDLLYTGLCAPSYILTGPQFLNIYQRVYAGTYLLSFVIVFVLYGLIYRSIYKHRAKRSKRKRSSLYPSGIEFSNVETQFTAVTHVNPHIGRRRDLNLENGENDDFDVETNVELQPMRPKPRKGPRAISIKEKTLLANIRTAVMLFVVTVVFLIAFLPAWLMGLQAMEFNAVIFYMYFVYHTANPFIYAFMNKSFRDDLGKVLKCQSIPLVR from the exons ATGGAAGATCCGGCAGTAGTTACCGTTATGATGATGCTATCACTGTTTTCTATTTGCGGAACAATCGGAAATTCACTCGTTCTTTACATCTATTCACATAAAAAGGAAAAGTCGACCGCGGGAATTTTCATTATGAGCCTTGCAGAAACTGACCTTTTCACCTGTGTGTTAGTTATGCCCTTCACAGAGGCTGTAGTGTACCTGAATTACATGGTTAGATATGACGTTGTCTGCAAGATTTATATGTTCTTCATCACATGCAATGTACCGTTCGCCGCGTTTATAATGGTGGCAATTGCAATTGACAGGTACTTTTGTATTTGCCATCCATTTCTACATTTGCTCAATATATTTCGGGCAAAAGTTATCGTGGTGTGCTTACTGCTGGTTGCATCTACATTTGGAGTTATCACATCTCTGTCATACGGTGTTTACTCCTACGAACAGATAGTGCCTACTAATAAAACCCTTGCCAGTCTAAGTGAAACAATGATGTATAACGAAAGTGAAAACTATGgccaaaatgtaacatttattgcCGTCGGCCACCGCGTGTGTGCAAATTGCTCAAAGGAATTATTAGGGAAGCTTCATgtatacaacaacaaaacagaagTGCACGCTGGATACGACCTACTGTATACAGGTCTATGCGCTCCAAGTTATATTCTGACTGGCCCTCAGTTTCTAAATATCTATCAACGTGTGTACGCTGGGACATACCTGCTATCTTTTGTCATCGTGTTCGTTCTATATGGCCTAATTTACCGGTCAATATACAAGCATCGAGCGAAAAGAAGCAAGAGAAAACGTTCCAGTCTTTATCCGTCTGGC ATTGAGTTCTCGAATGTTGAAACCCAATTTACAGCGGTGACACACGTTAATCCTCACATTGGCCGACGGAGAGATTTAAATCTTGAAAATGGTGAAAATGATGACTTTGACGTCGAAACGAATGTTGAGCTGCAGCCAATGAGACCAAAGCCGAGAAAGGGACCGCGGGCAATATCAATCAAGGAGAAAACATTATTGGCCAATATTCGAACAGCTGTCATGTTGTTTGTTGTTACAGTTGTTTTTCTGATTGCATTTTTGCCTGCTTGGCTTATGGGATTACAAGCAATGGAGTTTAACGCCGTGATtttctacatgtattttgtatatcatacTGCAAATCCTTTCATTTACGCATTCATGAACAAGTCTTTTCGAGACGACCTTGGAAAAGTTCTCAAGTGCCAGAGTATACCTCTTGTTcggtaa